The Armatimonadota bacterium genome includes the window ATCGGCGAGTATGCGCAATCCGCGCTGGGCAGGGAGCGCGTTTTCCAGTACTTTTCCGCACGCTGTGGCACTCCGGCAGCCATCTATCGCCTGAACTATGCGGTGGAGCTGCGCTACGGTATTATTCTGGACGTAGCGCAGAAGGTGTGGACGGGCGAGCCGGTTCCGCTGGCGATGGGCTGTGTGAACGTGATATGGCAGGGCGATGCCTGTGCGTGGGCGCTGCGCTGTTTGTCGCTGGCGCAGTCACCGCCGCTGGTACTGAACGCTACCGGTCCCGAGACGCTCTCTGTCCGTTATCTGGCGCACCGATTAGGCGAGCTGATGGGCAAGCAACCGCGCTTTGAGGGTACGGAGGCGGAAACGGCTCTGCTCAGCAACGCTAGCAAGGCGCATCGTCTCTTCGGTTATCCGACGGTGACGGTAGACACCGTCATCCAGTGGGTAGCGCATTGGGTAATGCAGGGGTTTCCCACCCTGAACAAGCCCACACACTATGAGGTGCGAGACGGGAGGTTCTAGCTGTAACACAGGAGGTTAGACGATATTCAAATGCGGATTATCATGCTCTCGTGGGAGTACCCTCCGAAGATAGTGGGAGGCATTGCACGGCACGTTTACGAACTGGGGCACGCGCTGGCGGAAGAGGACGTGGAGGTGCACGTCATCACCGCTGAGTTCCCCGGCGCGCCTGCATACGAACGGCAGCATGACCTCTTGCACGTGCATCGTGTGCCGGTGACCGAGCACGCCAACGACTTTGTGCACTGGGTGCAGCTGCTCAACCGCTCCATGCAGGCGAAAGCAGAGGAGTTGCTGAATCACTGGCAACAGGAGGGCAAGCCTTTTAAATCGCGTGCTTTTGCCGACGGTGTGTTGTTGCACGCGCACGACTGGCTGGCGCACTACAGCGGCGCTTATCTCAAACACGCCTATCACCTGCCGCTTATCGCCACTATCCACGCCACCGAGTACGGACGCAATAACGGTCTGCACAACGACCTGCAGCGTTACATCGCCAGCGTGGAGTGGCAGCTCAGCTACGAGGCATGGCGGGTGATATGTTGCTCGTGGTACATGAAGGGCGAGGTGGAATTCGCCCTGCAAACGCCTTCCGACAAGATCGTAGTGATTCCCAACGGTGTGGACGCCACCAAGTTTGAGTTCAAGTTCGACGAAGCGGAGAGGCAAGCCTTCCGTAACAACTACGCCGCGCCCGACGAAAAGATTCTCTTCTTTGTCGGCAGGATGGTGCGCGAGAAGGGTGCGCATGTTCTGCTGGAAGCATTGCCCAAGGTGCGTGTGGTGTATCCGAAAGTGAAGCTGTTGATTGTGGGCGGTGGGTATCGCGACCACCTGGTGCAGCTGGCAAACTGGCTAGGTGTTGCTCCTCACGTATACTTTACTGGCTTCGTGCCTGACGATGTGCTGTTGCGCATCTACCGCATCGCCGACGTGGCGGTGTTCCCGAGCCTGTACGAGCCGTTCGGCATCGTTGCGCTGGAAGCGATGGCGGCGCGTATTCCCGTGGTGGTCTCCGATGCAGGGGGCTTGAAAGAGGTGGTGGAGCACAACGTAACGGGTATTGTCACCTGGCTCAATAACTCTGATAGCCTCGCGTGGGGTATTTTGGAAGTGCTGCAAAACCCCGAGCGCGCCCAGGAGATGGTGAAAGAGGCGTACAAGCGGGTGAAAACCACCTACAACTGGAAGCGCATCGCCCGACAGACCATCGAACAGTACCGGCAGGTGTGGAGCGAGTACCGGAAGAGCGACTGGTAGCCTCTCTTGATTTTACTCCCCTCTGCTCAAGTATACTGAAGACATGCAGACGGCAGAAAAGAGGGAAACTATCCCACCTGTTTCCGCAGCCACCAATCCGCTTTCCGCGTGGCTCTTTTTTCGACGCAACCTGTCGCGTACCGCGCCGGTAGCTCTGGTCATCGTGTTGTCGGTAGTGCTCATCGGTACGGTGGTCACCATCATCCGCAGCATCGACCTTACCGTGCTCACCGTTTACGGCTACAACCGCTACTTTCTGGTGGCGGTGCCGCGCAATGGCAACCAGATTGCGCCCCAGGCGGAGATGACCATCCGCGCCGAGCCGCTGGCGAAGCAGATTTATCGCATCAGCGTGTGCTTTACCAACATCCACACCATCTTTGGCAAATTCCCGTTTGTGCTGTTCGGCTTGACGCAGGAAGAGATGCCGAAGATGCTACGCTTGACGCGCATGAGGCTGGTGCAGGGCAGACTGCCTCGTGAGGGTGAGGCGGCTTGTGCTCTCTCGATAGGCATCGCGCGCAACCGTAACCTCAAAATCGGCGACGTGGTGCTTGCGCCCAATATTGAAGACAGCTTCGCCCCTGTACCGGTAAAGCTGGTGGGACTGCTGGACGGCGAGAACTGGTTCGCTGTTATCTCGAAAGAGTTCGTGCAGAAGAACTACTTTCCACCGTTGGAAGAGATTGTGGTTGCCGCGCCTGCTCCCGAACAGCAACCGGAGCTGGACAGACGGCTCGACAAGGCACTGGACAAGCGGCTGGTACGCCTGTTCACGTTCGGGCAGCTGGTTCGGGAGCTGCGCTCCTCACTGAGAAACCTGTATCTGATTATGAACATCGTTATCGCGATTGTGGTGCTGGTGATTGCCATCATGATGGGGATGCTCTCCAACATCTTCTTTATGCAGCGGCTGCCGGAGTTCGCCCTGCTGGCGGCGATGGGCTACACGCGCGGGATGTTGCTGTGGCGTGTGGTGCGGGAAACCGCGCTGCTGGTGGCTATCGGCTGGACGGTGGGCGTGCTATTGAGCATGGGTATCCTGTGGGGGCTGTATTGGTGGGTGTTCGAGCCGCGCGGGATGTTACTGCAGCCGATGGACTGGCAGGCGTACCAATACACCGTTCCCGTTCCGATTGCGGTGCTAGCGTTCGCGGCAATGTCGGTGGGACCACGCCTGCTGGCGATGGACCCCGTGCTGGTGATTGAGCGGAAGGTGTAAAGCGATGCTGTACACGGACGAGGTCACTCTGGCATATCGAGAAGCGGATCGTGAGGTGCTGGCGGTAGACCGCGTGTCGGTAGAGGTGCGGGCAGGCGAGTTTGTGGGCATCATGGGACCTTCCGGTTCCGGCAAGAGCAGCCTGCTGTACCTGATGAGCGGATTGAAGCTGCCCACCAGCGGCGAGGTGCGTTACCGCAACCGGGTGATTCATCTGCTGAGCGAGCGCGAGCGGATGCAACTGCGCCGGCGCGAGTTTGGTTTCGTGTTCCAGCAACCCTATCTGCTTCCTTACCTCACCGCGTTAGAGAACGTACTGGTGGCGGTTCCGGGCGACCGCGAGGCGTACGAACGTGCGCTGGAGCTGTTCGATCGGCTGGGGCTGTCGCATCTGGCTAACCGCTATCCGCACAAGCTGTCGGGCGGCGAGAGACAACGGGTGTGTGTGGTGCGTGCGATGGTGCATCAACCGCAGATTATCTTCGCCGACGAGCCTACCGCCTCGCTGGACCACATCAACGGGCACGCGGTCATCCGCCTGCTGGCGGACTATCGTGGGAGGGGCGCGGTGGTTGTGGTCACACACGACCCCGAGATGCTCGCCGACGCCGACCGAATATACTCTCTGCGCGATGGGCGGCTGGTTCAGCCGGTGAGGGTGTAAACGGGGTTCCGGGTCCACCCTTCAGAGCTGGAAAGAATCCGGCGAGGGCGAGGCTCCCGCCGGTCTGTATGCCGCGACCTTCGGGTTGCGCTGGCTGAAACCTGCGGCTATAACTCTGCAGCAGGGTTTCGCTTGATGTAGCCACAGGGCATCCGCCCATCGACTCGTTGGCAGCCTCGCTTCTACTAGTACGCCCTGGCGAAGATGACCTGCTGGGTAGTCTCCTTGCCGGTGAGAACGCACTTCCCCGCCTTTTCGGGCTGTTCAAAAGGGATGACTCGAACAGTGGCACGGGTTTCCGCCTGCACGCGGTCTTCATCTTCGCGAGTGCCTGCCCAGTACGCGCGTGCGAAGCCGATTTCCACTGCCTCTTTCAGTTCTTCGTAGGTGTTCACGTCGGCGGTATGCTCCTCGCGGAAGCGCAGGGCGCGGTCGTACAGGCTCTGCTGGATGGCGTCCAGCAACTGGCTAACCTGCTCTACCAGTCCCTGCTGAGGCACAAAGCTCTTGCCTTCGCGCCCGGGCAGGTCGCGCCTCGCCAGTGCTACGGTGCCCTGCTGCACGTCACGCGGACCGACCTCCACGCGCACCGGCACACCGCGCACCTCCCACTCGTTGAACTTGAAGCCGGGCGTGACCTCGTCGCGGTCGTCCAGCTTCACGCGGAACCGCTCCGCCAGCTGTTCTTTGAGCCGTTGCGAACACTCCAGCACCGCCGAGCGTTCGGCGTCGCTCTTGTAAATGGGCACAATCACCACTTGAATGGGCGCGAGTTTGGGCGGCAGTACCAATCCCTCGTCGTCGGAATGCGCCATGATCAGCGCGCCGATGAGTCGTGTGGACACGCCCCAGGAGGTCGTCCACACATACTCCTGACGGTTGTCGGGTGTCTGGTACATAATCTCAAACGCTCGGGCAAAGTTCTGCCCCAGGTTGTGCGAGGTTCCCGCCTGCAGGGCGCGTCCGTCCTGCATCATCGCCTCTATCGCGTAGGTGCGCAGGGCGCCTGCAAATTTCTCCTTCTCCGTTTTGCGCCCGCGCAGCACGGGTATCGCCATCACCTTCTCAGCGAAATCCGCATACACTTCGTGCAGGATGCGCAGGGTCTCCTCTTCTGCCTCCTGTTCGGTAGCGTGCGCGGTATGCCCCTCTTGCCAGAGGAACTCCAGCGTGCGCAGGAAGGGGCGCGTGCGCATCTCCCAGCGTACCACGTTTGCCCACTGGTTAATCAGCAGGGGCAGGTCGCGCCATGACTTGATCCATTTGGCAAAGCTATGCCCGATAATGGCTTCTGAAGTCGGGCGCACCACTAGCGGTTCGGCGAGCTGTTCGCCGCCGCCGTGCGTGACTACCGCCACCTCTGGTGCAAACCCCTCTACGTGCTCCGCTTCTTTTTGCAGGAAGCTCATGGGGATAAACAGCGGGAAATAGGCGTTGACGTGCCCTGTGGCTTTGATACGTGCATCCAGCTCACGCTGAATCAGCTCCCATATCGCGTAGCCATGCGGGCGAATCACCATACAGCCGCGCACGGCAGAATAGTCCGCCAGCTCCGCCTTCTCCACAATGTCTAGATACCATTGTGAGTAATCCTGCGAACGGGGGGTAATGCCTTCTTTGGGCATAAACTTCCTCCTTCCGATGATTGCACGAGATTATTTTACACGCATAGAAGGCTTCTGGCAACGTTTGGCGCGGTAAGTTTAGCGCAGGGTTTTGGGGGCGGTATAGGTGACCTTTAGCCAGTAGCTGGGCTTCGGGTTATCTGATGGGGTATTATAGCTCCGAACAAAAAACTCGTAGTACTCGTAATCGCGGATGTTGAAGGGAATAAACGACAGGCGGGCGCCCTGTGAGGTAGAGCGGGTGACGGTTAGCCTGCGCATCAGCCGTCCCCGGGCGGTGCGCAGCTCCACCACGATCGAAGTGGTATCCGTCCAGCTGCGCGCATCCCAATATAGCTCTGCGACGATGGGCTTGCGGGCAGCAACGCAGATTCGCCCTACCTTCACGAGGCGGGTATTGTCGGCAGGGGGAATGTCCAGGTCCACAGCCCCTGCGAACTCCTGCGTGACCGGCTGCTCCTGTATTGGGAAGGTTCCGGTGATACCGCTCACCGAGTAGGCAACGTAGCCGTTCGCCGGTATCGTGATGGTTACTCGTCCATAAGCGTCGGTCACACGGTCGGGAGCGTTGCCGGTGTAGTCATGGATGCGAGTATACGGGGCAAAACCGGTTTGCACAGTTACCGTTTTGCTGGCAAGCTCGTTATCGTTCAAGCCAACCAGCAGTTTATACCCGCCCGTGCGCTCGTATACGAAGACATCCTCATCTTTCCACCGCTCTTGCGTGGTACCCGAAGCGATGTGTTCATGTATCCAGATGAGGTTGTCGATAATGGGCTTCATGCCGTACTGGTAGTAATCCTTCCAGAAGACAGTGGGATACCCTTCCGAGGTCAAAATATAGGCGTAGGCAAGATGCTTGTTTTTGATGATGGGGTCGTAGCGGTCGGTATCATGGTTTTCCACAAAGGTCACTGCCTTCCACGGGTCAATGCCCACCAATCCGGCGTGGTCTAAGCGTCGCATATCGTAGAAGCCGCTGGAGTTGCACATGTTTTTCAGCTCTTCACGCAGAGCGAAGTCGAACACGTGCGCTCGTCCACCCATTGCCACGTTCGCCCACCAGTTCAGCGTGTCTGGGTTGGTATCCCAGTACTCCCCGACCGCGAACTTGTCCGCCATTGCACCGTATGCCAGATACTCCTTCAGATAGGTATAACTGATACCCTTCACGTTATCCAGGCGGTAGCCCTGTACGCCCAGCGCCTTCGTCAACCAGTCTCCGGCAGCTTTCAGCCCCTCCGCCACATAGGGGTTTGTATGGCACAGGTCGCGCCCAAAGCCCCAGTAATCACCCGGCACATTGGGGCACTGGCTATGGTAGTTGGGGTGGAAGTCAAAGTAGCCCTTCTGGAATCGCCCGCGCCCATCGTTGCCGTAGGCATCCTTATAGCGGAAGTTCCAGTACCCGTCATCGCCGTTGCGGTGGTTCAACACCATGTCCACGTATACGTCCAGCCCGTTGGCGCGCATCACCGCTACCGCCCTTAGCAGTTCATCGCGGGTGCCCCATCTGGTAGCTACTGTGCCTTTCTGGTTCTTACTGCCGATGTCGTAGTCGTCGAAGGGGTCATAACCGCTGGAGTATCCGCCAGATGCCCCTTTCAGCACAGGGGGTATCCATACCGCCGTAAATCCCGCCTTGCGCAGGCTGTTAGCTTGTTTCGCCAGGTACGTCCACCAGGAGTCCCGCCCGCCGGTGCTGGCGTCCCAGTAGAACCCCTGCATGAGCACGCCTGCAGAGGCTCGCAACCACAATACGAGAGCGAGAACAGCGGTAAATACCCAGCGACCTGTGCGCAGTTTCATCGCCTGATACACCTGTTCAATGAAGGGAATACGTATTCTCACAACGATTCTACCGCCCCGTTCCACGCCTGTCAACGTCCGCTGAGGGTGTTCGAGAATTGTTGAGAAGTTGGTTGTAGCGCAAGGAGAGAGGCGTTCTTGCTATCCCTGCCTTACCTCACCCCCGTCCCCTCTCCTACGAGGAGAGGGGCGTTCCCCCTTCCCTTGCAGGGAAGGGGGCAAGGGGGTTAGGTTATCTATCCATTCAACCAGCAATTTCGAACACCCTCACGTCCGCTTGACAAACCATCCCTGAAACGTTTACAATCTATCCCTGCAGGGTGCAAACATCGGCAGGGGTAGGGAAGGATGGACGGTACGACGCCCGCGAACACAGGCTCCCCGCGAGCAGCTGCTTCTCCCGCCTTCGCGCGTCAGA containing:
- a CDS encoding ABC transporter ATP-binding protein — encoded protein: MLYTDEVTLAYREADREVLAVDRVSVEVRAGEFVGIMGPSGSGKSSLLYLMSGLKLPTSGEVRYRNRVIHLLSERERMQLRRREFGFVFQQPYLLPYLTALENVLVAVPGDREAYERALELFDRLGLSHLANRYPHKLSGGERQRVCVVRAMVHQPQIIFADEPTASLDHINGHAVIRLLADYRGRGAVVVVTHDPEMLADADRIYSLRDGRLVQPVRV
- a CDS encoding glycosyl transferase, whose protein sequence is MLSWEYPPKIVGGIARHVYELGHALAEEDVEVHVITAEFPGAPAYERQHDLLHVHRVPVTEHANDFVHWVQLLNRSMQAKAEELLNHWQQEGKPFKSRAFADGVLLHAHDWLAHYSGAYLKHAYHLPLIATIHATEYGRNNGLHNDLQRYIASVEWQLSYEAWRVICCSWYMKGEVEFALQTPSDKIVVIPNGVDATKFEFKFDEAERQAFRNNYAAPDEKILFFVGRMVREKGAHVLLEALPKVRVVYPKVKLLIVGGGYRDHLVQLANWLGVAPHVYFTGFVPDDVLLRIYRIADVAVFPSLYEPFGIVALEAMAARIPVVVSDAGGLKEVVEHNVTGIVTWLNNSDSLAWGILEVLQNPERAQEMVKEAYKRVKTTYNWKRIARQTIEQYRQVWSEYRKSDW
- a CDS encoding epimerase; translated protein: MAQPPITSVDELEERLSRPTPEVVQLFREVQGDLLVLGVAGKMGPTLARMARRAMDEAGNPAKVIGVARFSQPEVREQLGQAGIHTVACDLLDPESVNSLPDAPNVVFMAGMKFGTTGAEPLTWAMNTVAPAYVANRFRQSRIVVFSTGNVYPLVPVTSGGATEETPPAPIGEYAQSALGRERVFQYFSARCGTPAAIYRLNYAVELRYGIILDVAQKVWTGEPVPLAMGCVNVIWQGDACAWALRCLSLAQSPPLVLNATGPETLSVRYLAHRLGELMGKQPRFEGTEAETALLSNASKAHRLFGYPTVTVDTVIQWVAHWVMQGFPTLNKPTHYEVRDGRF
- the proS gene encoding proline--tRNA ligase → MPKEGITPRSQDYSQWYLDIVEKAELADYSAVRGCMVIRPHGYAIWELIQRELDARIKATGHVNAYFPLFIPMSFLQKEAEHVEGFAPEVAVVTHGGGEQLAEPLVVRPTSEAIIGHSFAKWIKSWRDLPLLINQWANVVRWEMRTRPFLRTLEFLWQEGHTAHATEQEAEEETLRILHEVYADFAEKVMAIPVLRGRKTEKEKFAGALRTYAIEAMMQDGRALQAGTSHNLGQNFARAFEIMYQTPDNRQEYVWTTSWGVSTRLIGALIMAHSDDEGLVLPPKLAPIQVVIVPIYKSDAERSAVLECSQRLKEQLAERFRVKLDDRDEVTPGFKFNEWEVRGVPVRVEVGPRDVQQGTVALARRDLPGREGKSFVPQQGLVEQVSQLLDAIQQSLYDRALRFREEHTADVNTYEELKEAVEIGFARAYWAGTREDEDRVQAETRATVRVIPFEQPEKAGKCVLTGKETTQQVIFARAY